AAAAAACATAAGTAGTAGGCGTGGCACGGCTTTATCGTCTTATAAACTAAACACTTATTATAATTGATATATTTGTTGCTTAATGAAATACTTTTCAAATGACGATAGAGCCGTGCCACGCCTGATTACAATTATACTGCACAAAAATACATATTTTTGTTAAATATAATGCACAAAATGGGGAAAAAATAAAAAGAAATGAAATTAAACACATATCTAACGGGGCAAGAAAATACGAAATTCCACGAAAATATTTTAGTTATTCTACCAATATTTTCTTGATAAATACATTATCAGAACTATTCACCTTCAGAAAGTACATCCCTTTTGACAGATCAGAAATGTCTACTTCTTCAGTCAATTCATCATTGACAGTAAGCTCTTTGCTGATCACTGTTCTGCCATGCAGGCCGATAATTGTCAGACTAATATTCTCATTCTCAAATCCGGTGAAGCTGATTGTAAATACGCCCTCGTTTGGATTAGGATACAGCCTGATGCTTTGATCTGCGTTGTAGGTCTGGCTTAATCCCGTTGGACCTGGAGCTACTGAATCACAACCGGTAAATGTACAATTGTTGGCATCAGTTACAGTGACACAATAAGTACCGGGAACAAGACCAGCAATGGTATCATTATCGGGATGTACGCCTGGCGACCATGCGTAATTAAAAGGTCCGGTACCGGTGGTTAATGATACCCAAGCTGTACCGTCATTTGCATTCAGAACCGTTTCGGCTGTTGAAGAAACTGTTCCTGTTACAGTTAGATTTATTGTTACATTAATGCTATCCCTGGTTGTACAACCACCTATCATAACATCTACCCAATAAGTTCCTGAGGTGAACACTACAATTGTCTGGGTGCTTTCACCTGTTGACCAGTTGAAACCGGCACCGGTATTTCCTGCATCTAAGGCAAAGGCAGTATCACAAACCACAGTATCCGGACCTAAGGTAACAACAGGAAAAGGATTAACGGCAAAGCTGGTAAAGTAGAGGCGATGTTTGATAAATTCAATCAGATACAAAATCTGATCAAGGGATATGGTTTTGAATTATAAGTAATTTTTCTAAAAGTAAGTTTTTAGAGATGCCCATATGT
The Cytophagales bacterium DNA segment above includes these coding regions:
- a CDS encoding T9SS type A sorting domain-containing protein translates to MYLIEFIKHRLYFTSFAVNPFPVVTLGPDTVVCDTAFALDAGNTGAGFNWSTGESTQTIVVFTSGTYWVDVMIGGCTTRDSINVTINLTVTGTVSSTAETVLNANDGTAWVSLTTGTGPFNYAWSPGVHPDNDTIAGLVPGTYCVTVTDANNCTFTGCDSVAPGPTGLSQTYNADQSIRLYPNPNEGVFTISFTGFENENISLTIIGLHGRTVISKELTVNDELTEEVDISDLSKGMYFLKVNSSDNVFIKKILVE